TAATAATCCTTTGGCATCATACGGAAAAGCCGGATACACCACTTTTAATCCAGGTGTCTTGGTGAACCAAGCTTCATTGGTTTGCGAGTGAAAAGGTCCTGCCGCAACGCCAGCACCACATGGCATTCTCACAACTACATCGGCGTTTTGATTCCAGCGATAATGGGATTTAGCCAAATAATTTACAATCGGGTTAAAACCAGAAGTTGCAAAATCAGCAAACTGCATTTCCATAACGGCTTTCATTCCAGATATAGAAAGTCCCATGGCAGCTTCCACAATAGCAGATTCGCAAATAGGTGTATTTCGAACACGTTCTTTTCCAAACGCGTCTACAAACCCATCGGTTATTTTAAAAACGCCACCATATTCAGCGACATCCTGACCCATGATAATCAAATCATCATGACGCTCCATGGACTGTTTTAAACCTTCAGAAATAGCATCAATTAAGCGTATTTCTTCTGTGTTTGAATTTGGTTTAATTTCCTGATAATCAAAATCTTTATAAACGTCATGTAATTCCGTACTTTCATTTGGAATTATTGCCTCTTCATCAAAAGCCATTTGTAAATGTTCATTGATTTCAGACACAATAGCCTCTTTCATTTCCAAATCATTTGCTTCGGTGAGAATATTTTCATCTTTCAAAAATGTCTGAAAATTTTCTAACGGATCTTTCTTCGCCCACATATCCATTAAATCTTGTGGCACATATTTGGTGCCACTCGCCTCTTCATGGCCACGCATTCTAAAGGTTTTAAATTCAATTAAAATTGGACGAGGATTTTGACGAACACTTTCCGCTAAATCGCGCATCTTGGTATAAACTTCTATAATATTATTTCCGTCTATTATGTGTGACTCCATGCCATAACCAATGCCACGATCCGCAATGTTTTCACAATTATATTGTTCGCTAGTTGGTGTAGATAAACCGTATCCATTATTTTCTACACAAAATAAAACCGGCAATTGCCAGACTGAAGCCACGTTTAATGCTTCGTGAAAATCACCTTCACTAGTACCTCCTTCACCTGTAAAAACAGCTGTAACTTCCTTCGTGTTTTTTAATTTACTTGCTAATGCAATCCCATCGGCAACACCTAATTGCGGCCCTAAATGCGATATCATACCAACAATTTTAAATTCCTGTGTTCCAAAATGAAAGGAACGATCACGACCTTTGGTAAAACCATTGGCTTTTCCTTGCCATTGGCTAAATAAGCGATATAAAGGAATATCACGCGTGGTGAAAACACCTAAATTTCTGTGCATAGGCAATATGTATTCATCAGAATGCAAAGCCATAGTGACACCTACAGAAATAGCTTCTTGGCCTATTCCTGAAAACCATTTAGAAACCCTGCCTTGGCGTAATAGAATTAACATTTTTTCTTCTATTAAACGTGGTTTTAGCATACGCTTATAGAGTTCTAATAACTCACTACTATCAAGACCTGTTTTATTATAGGTTATATTACTCATAGATGAGGCTGTATTGATCATAAAATTCGTTTGTCAAATATACTATAAATTGATTATTACAAATAACAATCTAACAATAAATAGTATTCCAAACTTTATAATGTTTTCGTACATTTGTAATACATACGCATTAAAAACTATATCCTTATGAATACGATACCAAGTGTTAATTTAAAAGATTTTTTATCCGAAGACCCAAAACGCAAACAACAATTTGTAGATGCTATAGGAAAGGCCTACGAAGAAATTGGTTTTGTTGCTTTAAAAGGGCACTTTTTAGATGATAAACTAGTCGATAATTTATATGGAGAAGTAAAAAACTTCTTTGAACTCCCTTTAGAAACCAAGCAAAAATATGAAATTGAAGGCATTGGTGGCCAACGTGGTTATATTTCATTCGGAAAAGAAAGCGCTAAAGGTAAGAAAGAAGGCGATTTAAAAGAGTTCTGGCACTTTGGACAATTTGTAGAAAACAATCCAAAATTAGAAGCAGAATACCCTAAAAATGTAGAAGTTAAAGAACTACCGGAGTTTAATAAAGCTGGAAAAGAAACGTACCGCATGTTGGAAAAAACAGCTAAATATGTGTTGCGTGCTTTAGCATTGCATTTAAAATTAGAAGAAACCTATTTTGATGATTACATACATAATGGAAATAGTATTTTACGTCCAATCCACTATCCACCAATTGTAGATGAACCTAAAAACGCAGTTCGTGCTGCTGCCCACGGTGATATAAATTTAATTACACTATTAATGGGTGCTCAAGGTCGTGGTTTACAAGTTCAAAACCATAAAGGTGAATGGTTAGATGCCATTGCAGAACCTGATGAATTAATGATAAATGTGGGTGATATGTTATCAAGACATACCAATAATAAATTAAAATCCACCATCCATCGCGTTATCAATCCACCAAGAGAACTTTGGGGAACTTCACGCTACTCCATTCCGTTTTTCATGCATCCAATAAGCGATATGAAATTGGACGTTTTAGAAAGTTGTATTGACGAGGATAACCCAAAACAATTTGATGACATTACGGCGGGCGAATTTTTAAATGAGCGTCTTATTGAATTAGGGTTAATTAAAAAGTAAATATGGATTTACAAGATCAATTAAAGAATCTTTTTCCAGAACATATTGAAGAAGAATCTGAAGCTACAGCAGACACAAGCAAAGGTCTGTGGATTCAAGATGATCCCATTTTATGCAAATATGAAAAACGCAAAGGTAAGCCAATAACCATTCTTGATGGTTATACTGGTGCTACCGAAGATTTTAAGGCCTTGGCAAAAGAACTAAAAACAACCTTAAGTGTTGGAGGCAGTTTTAAAGATGATAAAATTATTATTCAAGGCGATTATCGCGATAAAATAATGACCATTTTAAAAGAGAAAGGGTTTCAAGTTAAACGTGTTGGAGGCTGATGAAAAGAGGTTCCCTTCATATAACTAATGGCACGCATTTAACAAACTATTTACAAGAATTGGATGTTAAGGGCGCTTTTTTAACGTGGCAAGAAATGTTGTGTGATGGTCCTACACCTGTTCAAATTGATTCACAACGTTTTATAGATACCCGAAAAGGGTTTCTAAAAAATGTGTATGGTATTGAGATTAACGAAGAAGAAATAAAAAATGAATTAGCGGTTTTAGACCAAGCAGACGTGTTTTCGGAAATAGTTCTTTGGTTTGAATATGATTTGTTTTGCCATATTAATTTATTGGGTGTTATAAAATTACTTCAAGAAAGGAAAGTAAATTTACCCCTCTATTTAGTCTGTAGCGGACGTATAGAAGGTGAAAAAAACTTAAAAGGATTATCAGAATTAACGGCAAACCAGCTTTTAGATCATTATGATAAAAAAGTGTTGCTACAAGATTCAGATATTGAAATAGCAAGATCCGTTTGGCATATATACTGTGGCAAAGATCATAATTTGCTAAAACCA
Above is a window of Bizionia sp. M204 DNA encoding:
- a CDS encoding translation initiation factor; amino-acid sequence: MDLQDQLKNLFPEHIEEESEATADTSKGLWIQDDPILCKYEKRKGKPITILDGYTGATEDFKALAKELKTTLSVGGSFKDDKIIIQGDYRDKIMTILKEKGFQVKRVGG
- a CDS encoding thiamine pyrophosphate-dependent enzyme encodes the protein MINTASSMSNITYNKTGLDSSELLELYKRMLKPRLIEEKMLILLRQGRVSKWFSGIGQEAISVGVTMALHSDEYILPMHRNLGVFTTRDIPLYRLFSQWQGKANGFTKGRDRSFHFGTQEFKIVGMISHLGPQLGVADGIALASKLKNTKEVTAVFTGEGGTSEGDFHEALNVASVWQLPVLFCVENNGYGLSTPTSEQYNCENIADRGIGYGMESHIIDGNNIIEVYTKMRDLAESVRQNPRPILIEFKTFRMRGHEEASGTKYVPQDLMDMWAKKDPLENFQTFLKDENILTEANDLEMKEAIVSEINEHLQMAFDEEAIIPNESTELHDVYKDFDYQEIKPNSNTEEIRLIDAISEGLKQSMERHDDLIIMGQDVAEYGGVFKITDGFVDAFGKERVRNTPICESAIVEAAMGLSISGMKAVMEMQFADFATSGFNPIVNYLAKSHYRWNQNADVVVRMPCGAGVAAGPFHSQTNEAWFTKTPGLKVVYPAFPYDAKGLLATAINDPNPVLFFEHKALYRSIRQDVPTDYFTIPFGKAARLREGADVTIISYGAAVHWALETLNNNPDIQADLIDLRSLQPLDTEAIFESVRKTGRAIILQEDSLFGGIASDISSLIMETCFEYLDAPVKRVASMETPIPFINQLEVQYLGKGKFETALKELLAY
- a CDS encoding DUF1835 domain-containing protein; this translates as MKRGSLHITNGTHLTNYLQELDVKGAFLTWQEMLCDGPTPVQIDSQRFIDTRKGFLKNVYGIEINEEEIKNELAVLDQADVFSEIVLWFEYDLFCHINLLGVIKLLQERKVNLPLYLVCSGRIEGEKNLKGLSELTANQLLDHYDKKVLLQDSDIEIARSVWHIYCGKDHNLLKPYIVKKSSFLYLNSCLKAHLKRFPNLKSGLGVLEKNILTIVRDKDVKSRGHLVGYALNFQGYYGYSDIQIHELIKTLSLFFEETENSITLNRKGHEALIGLRNFATEINNNTVFGGVNRLDFYYSTKHNELIKK
- a CDS encoding isopenicillin N synthase family oxygenase; translation: MNTIPSVNLKDFLSEDPKRKQQFVDAIGKAYEEIGFVALKGHFLDDKLVDNLYGEVKNFFELPLETKQKYEIEGIGGQRGYISFGKESAKGKKEGDLKEFWHFGQFVENNPKLEAEYPKNVEVKELPEFNKAGKETYRMLEKTAKYVLRALALHLKLEETYFDDYIHNGNSILRPIHYPPIVDEPKNAVRAAAHGDINLITLLMGAQGRGLQVQNHKGEWLDAIAEPDELMINVGDMLSRHTNNKLKSTIHRVINPPRELWGTSRYSIPFFMHPISDMKLDVLESCIDEDNPKQFDDITAGEFLNERLIELGLIKK